A window of Chitinophagales bacterium contains these coding sequences:
- a CDS encoding endonuclease/exonuclease/phosphatase family protein: MAVFAQQNSGKKEIKILTYNVKFLPNFLAHIKHFPVKRAPYIADAVLLDSVDVVVYQEMFDARARRILEKKMAHDFPYMIGPRGHKPKGWKRGSGVMVMSKYPLKPLGKTVYSKCKKIDCVARKGVMVVEVDFNGQPLQFFGTHMQAGGGLELKKMQHKEFGEVMRHYEKSNVPQISLGDFNTHKEDTVMYNNLLRELQSQDGPLTGALQFTSDHTLNDMDEPSDKRSVIDYILYRGNGIALKSATREVRAYRKQWSKKHKDLSDHFAVLATFGF, from the coding sequence ATGGCTGTTTTTGCTCAGCAAAATTCAGGTAAAAAGGAGATAAAAATACTTACCTACAACGTAAAATTCTTGCCCAATTTTTTAGCGCATATAAAGCACTTTCCGGTAAAGCGTGCTCCGTATATTGCCGATGCAGTATTGCTCGATTCGGTAGATGTAGTAGTGTATCAAGAAATGTTTGATGCTCGTGCAAGAAGAATATTGGAAAAGAAAATGGCGCACGATTTTCCTTACATGATAGGACCGCGTGGTCATAAACCCAAAGGGTGGAAGCGAGGCAGCGGTGTAATGGTTATGAGCAAGTACCCACTTAAACCGTTGGGGAAAACAGTATATTCAAAATGTAAGAAGATAGATTGTGTGGCGCGCAAAGGAGTAATGGTAGTAGAAGTGGATTTTAATGGGCAGCCGCTTCAGTTCTTTGGAACACACATGCAAGCCGGAGGTGGCTTAGAACTTAAAAAAATGCAGCACAAAGAATTTGGTGAAGTAATGCGGCATTATGAAAAGAGCAACGTGCCTCAAATTAGCTTAGGCGATTTTAATACCCATAAGGAGGATACAGTTATGTATAACAACTTACTGCGTGAGTTGCAAAGCCAAGATGGACCACTTACCGGAGCATTGCAGTTTACATCGGATCATACATTAAACGATATGGATGAACCTTCCGATAAAAGGAGTGTGATAGATTATATTTTGTATAGAGGAAATGGCATTGCATTAAAGTCTGCTACACGCGAGGTACGGGCTTATAGAAAGCAATGGAGCAAGAAGCATAAAGATTTATCGGACCACTTTGCTGTATTAGCAACGTTTGGTTTTTAA
- a CDS encoding glycosyltransferase translates to MQLSIVIVNYNVKHFLAQCLKSVFAAVKNITAEVLVVDNNSTDGSVEMLRQTEGIVFIENKENTGFAVANNQAIRQAKGKYVLLLNPDTVVAEDTFEKCVCFMDAHAQAGALGVHMIDGRGNFLPESKRGLPTPMVAFYKMFGFSSLFPKSTVFGRYHLGFLSEKETHHAEILSGAFMFMRAEALEKSGLLDEAFFMYGEDIDLSYRIEKAGYKNYYFSDTSIIHYKGESTKKGSLNYVKVFYQAMIIFARKHFAKGGAGLFSLLINIAIVMRGLLTLVSSLLSSSLLPLIDGALMFASVYAVENYWASNIKSAPEYYPDIFLFVVVPIYIVIWILSVLLSGGYERPYKISLLFRGLLWGTLFITAIYGLLPNEWRFSRAIILLGAVSSALAMLCTRVIYNRIKHKQFSIEATSKKNIVIVANGQETSRIQGILVHAGIDATIFTTQSIEELPTMVRFFDVSEVVFSSQLYSFKEIIETIKEMGNTLEYKIVNEGSDAIIGSNSKNSAGDVYDTEQSFAIGNSLTRRKKRMADMAVGVLLVLFFPFFLLKKNGKRALANVVHIWSGNKTWIGYCGSSSDFANLPQLKAPVFTIDEVKGSEATTRAKELNRFFAASYTVGADIAMLLRHVTK, encoded by the coding sequence ATGCAGCTTTCTATAGTTATTGTAAACTACAATGTAAAACACTTCTTAGCGCAGTGCCTCAAGAGTGTATTTGCTGCCGTTAAAAACATTACTGCCGAAGTGTTGGTTGTAGATAATAATTCTACTGATGGGTCTGTAGAAATGCTTCGCCAAACAGAGGGTATCGTATTTATTGAGAATAAGGAAAATACAGGATTTGCTGTTGCCAACAATCAGGCAATTAGGCAGGCAAAGGGAAAGTATGTTTTGTTGCTTAATCCCGATACGGTAGTGGCAGAAGATACTTTCGAAAAATGTGTTTGCTTTATGGATGCGCATGCCCAGGCAGGCGCTTTGGGTGTACACATGATAGATGGCAGAGGAAATTTTTTACCGGAAAGTAAAAGAGGATTGCCAACGCCAATGGTTGCGTTTTACAAAATGTTTGGCTTCAGTTCGTTGTTCCCAAAATCAACTGTATTTGGACGCTATCACTTAGGTTTTTTGAGCGAAAAAGAAACACACCATGCCGAAATTTTATCGGGGGCTTTTATGTTTATGCGGGCAGAGGCATTAGAAAAATCGGGCTTGTTAGATGAGGCATTTTTTATGTATGGAGAAGATATAGATCTTTCGTACAGAATAGAAAAAGCAGGCTATAAGAATTATTACTTCAGCGATACAAGCATTATTCATTACAAGGGCGAAAGCACTAAAAAAGGAAGCCTGAATTATGTAAAAGTATTCTACCAAGCCATGATAATTTTTGCCCGTAAGCATTTTGCAAAAGGTGGTGCGGGTTTGTTTTCATTGCTTATCAATATCGCAATTGTAATGCGCGGTTTGCTTACGTTGGTAAGCTCGCTTTTATCTTCATCGCTTTTACCGCTAATAGATGGCGCACTTATGTTTGCAAGTGTTTATGCAGTAGAAAATTATTGGGCATCAAACATAAAATCGGCACCGGAGTACTATCCCGATATTTTTCTTTTTGTAGTGGTGCCGATATATATTGTTATTTGGATTTTAAGTGTATTGCTAAGTGGCGGTTACGAGCGACCATACAAAATTTCGCTGTTGTTTAGAGGCTTGCTTTGGGGTACTCTATTTATTACTGCCATATATGGTTTGTTGCCCAACGAATGGCGTTTTTCGCGTGCAATAATTTTGCTGGGAGCTGTGAGTAGTGCATTGGCAATGTTGTGTACCAGAGTAATCTACAATCGGATAAAACATAAGCAATTTTCAATAGAAGCAACCAGCAAGAAAAACATTGTAATTGTGGCAAATGGGCAAGAAACTTCACGCATACAAGGTATCTTGGTTCATGCAGGTATAGATGCAACTATTTTTACTACTCAAAGTATAGAAGAATTGCCGACAATGGTTCGCTTTTTTGATGTAAGTGAGGTAGTGTTTTCATCACAGTTATATTCCTTTAAGGAAATTATTGAAACCATTAAAGAAATGGGTAATACCTTGGAGTATAAAATTGTAAACGAAGGCAGTGATGCCATTATTGGAAGCAACTCCAAAAATAGTGCTGGCGATGTGTACGATACTGAGCAAAGTTTTGCTATTGGAAATTCTCTTACGCGCAGAAAAAAACGAATGGCTGACATGGCTGTAGGTGTATTATTGGTGCTGTTTTTTCCATTCTTTTTATTGAAAAAAAATGGGAAACGTGCACTTGCAAATGTTGTACATATTTGGTCTGGAAATAAAACATGGATAGGTTATTGCGGCAGCAGCAGCGACTTTGCTAATTTGCCTCAATTAAAAGCACCTGTATTTACAATTGATGAGGTAAAGGGAAGTGAAGCAACAACACGTGCTAAAGAACTAAACCGTTTTTTTGCAGCAAGCTATACAGTTGGGGCAGATATTGCCATGCTGCTCCGCCATGTAACCAAGTAA